From a single Nostoc sp. MS1 genomic region:
- a CDS encoding antibiotic biosynthesis monooxygenase family protein, giving the protein MFVVIYHWKIKAGQEALFQEGWHRMTEAIYRQGVSLGSRLHQAEDGTWFAYAQWPDKQAWEIDQQAPTPDAQAAQMMKDSIEERYPILKLQVVDDLLKQSQG; this is encoded by the coding sequence ATGTTTGTGGTTATCTATCATTGGAAGATAAAAGCAGGCCAGGAAGCTTTGTTTCAGGAAGGTTGGCACAGAATGACTGAAGCCATCTATCGTCAAGGTGTTAGTCTCGGTTCTCGTCTCCATCAAGCAGAGGACGGAACATGGTTTGCATACGCGCAATGGCCAGACAAACAAGCTTGGGAAATAGACCAACAAGCACCAACTCCAGACGCACAAGCTGCTCAAATGATGAAAGATAGCATTGAAGAACGGTATCCGATTCTGAAGTTACAGGTCGTTGATGATTTATTAAAGCAGTCTCAAGGCTAG
- a CDS encoding class I SAM-dependent methyltransferase produces MQTYENDQPISLDAYETLADDYAAVVDSNPYNAYYERPTTRSLLGDVEGKRVLDAGSGSGSYSEWLVNRGADVFAIEVSPKLVQFSRQRLGERVEVRQADLRKPLDFLQTASFDLIVCPLVLHYIEDWSNVLAEFHRILKQDGYLVFSIHHPWMEITLLGNNYFETELVEDNWKRRNGEYVKMRYFRRPLSQTLSSLAQAGFEIEQLVEPQPTEECQMKYPAIYEQLSLQPWFLCIRARKK; encoded by the coding sequence ATGCAAACTTATGAAAACGATCAGCCAATATCATTAGATGCTTATGAGACTCTAGCCGATGATTATGCAGCAGTAGTAGATTCCAATCCTTACAACGCCTATTATGAACGTCCTACTACACGTTCCCTTTTAGGAGATGTTGAGGGAAAAAGAGTTTTAGACGCGGGATCTGGTTCTGGCTCATACTCAGAATGGTTGGTTAATCGTGGTGCTGATGTTTTTGCCATAGAGGTTAGCCCCAAATTAGTACAGTTTTCTCGTCAAAGGTTAGGTGAACGTGTTGAAGTACGTCAAGCCGATTTGCGGAAACCGCTTGATTTTTTACAAACTGCATCGTTTGACTTAATTGTTTGCCCACTTGTGTTGCATTACATCGAAGATTGGTCAAATGTCTTGGCTGAATTTCATCGCATTTTAAAGCAAGATGGTTATTTAGTGTTTTCCATTCATCATCCTTGGATGGAAATTACATTGTTAGGAAACAACTATTTTGAGACAGAATTAGTGGAAGATAATTGGAAAAGGCGCAATGGTGAATATGTGAAGATGCGATATTTTCGCCGTCCATTGAGTCAAACATTATCGTCTCTAGCTCAAGCAGGCTTTGAAATAGAGCAACTCGTTGAGCCACAACCAACAGAGGAGTGTCAGATGAAATATCCGGCAATTTATGAGCAGCTTTCCCTACAACCTTGGTTTTTATGTATACGTGCAAGAAAAAAATAA
- a CDS encoding VOC family protein, with protein MSDFGFTHVALAVSDIDASVSFYTKYARMTVVHRREDKANQSEVAWISDLTRPFVIVLIKTDEINGVLLPESHLGVACRTREEVDHLCDEARLEGVLLKEASEGGYPVGYWAYIRDPDGHTLEVSYGQEISFTVKQAMDN; from the coding sequence ATGTCTGATTTTGGTTTTACTCATGTGGCACTTGCAGTCAGTGATATTGATGCAAGCGTCTCTTTCTACACAAAATATGCACGCATGACAGTTGTGCATCGTCGTGAAGACAAAGCAAATCAATCGGAAGTAGCTTGGATAAGTGACTTAACAAGACCTTTTGTGATTGTCTTAATTAAAACTGATGAGATAAACGGAGTATTGTTACCAGAATCGCATCTAGGAGTAGCTTGCCGAACTCGTGAGGAAGTTGACCATCTTTGTGATGAGGCACGTTTAGAGGGAGTTCTACTTAAGGAAGCCAGTGAAGGTGGTTATCCTGTTGGCTACTGGGCTTACATTCGTGACCCTGATGGTCACACTCTAGAAGTTTCTTATGGTCAAGAAATTAGTTTTACCGTTAAACAGGCAATGGATAATTAA
- a CDS encoding IS630 family transposase (programmed frameshift) has translation MAKKYIVDLNEEEVSQLQAIIKKGKHKARTITRANILLMASEGETDQAIASIVRAHVATVQRIREKFVIGGLDFALKDEVHPPKPKKLDEKQEAFLIATACSNPPVGRVRWTMQLLADHLVNVGIIDSISDETVRQTLKKNEIKPWLKQQWCIPEVNAEYVFRMEDVLDLYNEPYDPKRPVVCFDERPYQLVEEVRLPLPPEPEQPERYDFEYKRNGTVNLFACFQPLAGWRHIEVTERRTKVDFAKQMKNLVDVCYQDADVIRLVVDNLNIHTPSALYEVFPPEEARRIIQKLEFHYTPKHASWLNQVEIELSVLSRQCLERRIPNAETLTSEIAAWEKQRNQQKASVYWGFQTKDARRKMQRLYPTLT, from the exons ATGGCGAAAAAGTACATTGTTGACTTGAATGAAGAGGAAGTTTCTCAGCTACAAGCAATAATTAAAAAAGGTAAACACAAAGCAAGAACCATAACCCGTGCAAACATTCTTCTAATGGCTTCTGAAGGAGAAACGGATCAAGCGATCGCTAGCATAGTTAGAGCGCATGTTGCAACAGTGCAACGAATACGAGAAAAATTTGTCATTGGGGGGTTAGATTTTGCTTTAAAGGATGAAGTTCATCCACCAAAACCTAAAAAGTTAGATGAAAAACAAGAAGCATTTTTAATTGCCACTGCTTGTTCCAATCCACCAGTTGGAAGAGTACGTTGGACAATGCAATTATTAGCGGATCATTTAGTGAACGTTGGTATCATAGATTCAATTTCGGACGAAACAGTGCGTCAAACTTTAAAAAAAA ATGAAATCAAACCGTGGTTAAAACAACAGTGGTGCATTCCTGAAGTTAACGCAGAATATGTTTTCCGAATGGAAGATGTGTTGGATTTATACAATGAGCCTTATGATCCTAAACGTCCTGTAGTCTGCTTTGATGAACGTCCCTACCAACTAGTAGAAGAAGTAAGACTTCCTTTGCCACCAGAGCCGGAGCAGCCTGAACGTTATGATTTCGAGTATAAACGTAACGGGACAGTAAATTTATTTGCGTGTTTTCAACCCTTGGCAGGTTGGCGGCATATCGAAGTTACAGAACGTCGAACTAAAGTCGATTTTGCTAAACAGATGAAAAATTTAGTAGATGTTTGCTACCAAGATGCTGATGTTATTCGTTTGGTAGTTGATAACCTGAATATTCATACTCCCAGCGCATTATATGAAGTTTTTCCACCAGAAGAAGCACGTCGAATTATTCAAAAATTAGAGTTTCACTATACTCCTAAGCACGCTTCTTGGTTGAATCAAGTAGAAATTGAATTATCTGTTTTATCCCGCCAATGTTTAGAACGGCGTATTCCTAATGCAGAAACATTAACTTCTGAGATTGCCGCTTGGGAGAAACAACGTAATCAGCAAAAAGCCAGTGTCTATTGGGGTTTCCAAACCAAAGATGCTCGCCGAAAAATGCAGCGTTTATATCCAACTCTAACCTAG
- a CDS encoding ParA family protein, with protein MIITVAAFKGGVGKSTTALHLATYFQSKADTLLVDGDLNRSALDWSNRGSLPFKVADEQQAVNLAGIYEHIVIDTPARPDAEELKTLAKGCDLLVIPTTPDAIALAATFHMVDLLLKIKIKYKILLTIIPPNPNKAGEEARATLSNAGLPVFKSGIRRLAVFQRAALEGVPVNAVKDPYAQIAWRCYAEVGKEILD; from the coding sequence ATGATTATTACAGTGGCCGCCTTTAAAGGCGGGGTAGGCAAATCTACTACAGCACTACATCTAGCTACCTACTTTCAAAGCAAAGCTGACACACTGTTAGTAGATGGTGATTTAAACCGTAGTGCTTTAGATTGGTCAAATCGAGGCTCTTTACCCTTTAAGGTGGCTGATGAGCAGCAGGCGGTCAACCTTGCAGGGATTTATGAGCATATAGTCATAGATACCCCAGCGCGTCCTGATGCGGAAGAACTCAAAACTCTGGCGAAAGGATGCGATTTGTTAGTTATTCCCACAACACCAGATGCGATCGCTCTAGCTGCAACTTTTCACATGGTGGATTTACTATTGAAAATAAAAATAAAGTATAAAATATTGCTGACAATTATCCCGCCAAATCCCAACAAAGCAGGGGAAGAAGCCAGAGCAACTCTCTCAAATGCCGGATTACCTGTATTCAAATCAGGGATTCGTCGTTTGGCTGTGTTCCAACGTGCCGCTTTAGAAGGGGTTCCCGTCAACGCAGTTAAAGATCCTTATGCTCAAATCGCTTGGCGATGTTATGCCGAGGTAGGAAAAGAAATATTAGACTAA
- a CDS encoding CopG family transcriptional regulator, whose product MSNKKKTSRFDDLIDAARSRQQRDQPPSKEDKPTSQSKSTDPAYIRTTLYLPKQLHRQLKAAAVSQERQMSDIVTELVEKWFSGSGE is encoded by the coding sequence TTGAGTAATAAGAAAAAAACTAGTCGCTTTGATGATTTGATTGACGCAGCCCGTAGCCGTCAACAACGAGATCAGCCACCGTCAAAGGAAGATAAACCAACTTCCCAAAGCAAAAGCACAGACCCAGCTTATATTCGTACAACTCTCTATTTGCCAAAACAACTACATCGACAACTAAAAGCGGCCGCAGTGTCTCAAGAGCGGCAAATGAGCGATATTGTGACGGAACTTGTTGAGAAATGGTTTTCGGGGAGTGGGGAGTAG
- a CDS encoding GerMN domain-containing protein has translation MNNRCFLLLATVAIASLTSCSPKPTNTTTNAISPTPTPSVARLRSKTKTIEPKAVSGKTVNVTLYTSDTQCQELVPQKVSVPATTPVTNVVGKIIEEQDTADFSLSGYRVRVRNGIATVDLRRSSQSKRQFISLSSCEQFALFGSLRKTLTSNSQWGIREVHFTERGEEIVL, from the coding sequence ATGAATAACAGGTGCTTTTTACTATTGGCAACAGTAGCGATCGCCAGCCTCACCAGTTGTAGTCCTAAACCCACTAACACAACAACCAACGCGATATCGCCAACACCCACACCAAGCGTAGCTCGACTGCGTTCCAAAACCAAAACTATCGAACCAAAAGCTGTTTCTGGAAAAACAGTTAACGTCACCTTATATACCAGCGATACTCAGTGTCAAGAACTTGTACCACAAAAAGTCAGCGTCCCAGCAACAACACCCGTAACTAACGTAGTCGGCAAAATTATCGAAGAACAAGACACAGCCGACTTTAGCTTATCCGGTTATCGCGTCAGAGTCAGAAATGGTATTGCCACAGTTGATTTAAGACGTTCATCCCAATCAAAACGCCAATTTATCTCTTTATCTAGCTGTGAACAATTCGCCCTATTTGGTAGCCTCCGTAAAACCTTAACCAGTAACTCCCAATGGGGAATTAGAGAAGTTCACTTCACAGAAAGAGGCGAAGAGATTGTGCTTTAG
- a CDS encoding TIGR00725 family protein yields the protein MRKIIIGVMGAGEGATANDCENAYKLGELIAQAGWILLTGGRNVGVMEVASQGAKSANGLTIGILPGNQADGVSEAVDIAIITDMGNARNNINVLSSHVVIACGMGAGTASEISLAVKANKATILLNNDTQTQAFFRKLSPENLYIVESVEEAITTVKAILAKN from the coding sequence ATGAGAAAAATCATAATTGGGGTGATGGGCGCTGGGGAAGGCGCAACAGCGAATGATTGCGAAAATGCTTATAAATTAGGTGAGTTAATTGCCCAAGCTGGATGGATTTTACTTACTGGGGGAAGAAACGTAGGGGTAATGGAAGTTGCTTCCCAAGGGGCAAAATCGGCTAATGGTTTAACAATAGGTATTCTGCCAGGAAATCAAGCAGACGGCGTTTCTGAGGCTGTAGATATTGCCATTATCACAGATATGGGCAACGCCCGTAATAATATTAATGTGCTTTCTAGTCATGTAGTCATTGCCTGTGGCATGGGTGCTGGTACTGCTTCTGAAATTTCCTTAGCTGTAAAGGCAAATAAAGCGACGATTTTATTGAATAACGATACCCAAACTCAAGCCTTCTTTCGGAAATTATCTCCAGAAAATCTTTATATTGTAGAAAGTGTAGAAGAAGCCATTACGACAGTCAAAGCCATCCTTGCCAAAAATTAA
- a CDS encoding integrase has protein sequence MANSFDLRKSVWESTLIDQWEPSKWKQWKAKQTDEQAKLEREYLRIKHAVQQANAALCLDRIKIKLKLTSPKTIGLQGTFPCRPGDVGKDGSPNKQYTISCGFTANDAGLKMAVFKARELDLLLITKQFQWTPELLGKQAQKIELPNFKNSGKSIGELIQEYEKEFWKTHEQNRRGIRTWETHYMRHLKKLPQDVPLSAQALEMALEKTKPNTSARFFMVWQLKKFCEFCGIDDFKTIYAYATPKPHPTLRKIPSDEEIIQGFEKIGVPLSTYTSKDNLTQPEQWQWAFGMLATYGLRPHELFAIDVEAFIDPGNTFHLVTLNPSLTEGTKTGERSCGIPPLHPHWVDLFKLKNIRLPHNEGKLSNKTAKLYIKFKNADIGFRPYDLRHAYAIRGHRLRVPIKTMADYMGHSVQEHTKTYQRWMNEDTNLEIYREVVIHRQGTTKEAMKERIKELEAENMALKAENSTLKGLLIQHQLGELLS, from the coding sequence ATGGCAAATAGTTTTGACCTACGCAAATCGGTATGGGAAAGTACGCTAATTGACCAATGGGAACCTTCTAAATGGAAGCAATGGAAAGCGAAACAAACCGATGAACAAGCTAAGTTAGAACGGGAATATTTACGAATTAAACATGCTGTCCAACAAGCTAATGCAGCTTTGTGTTTGGATAGAATTAAGATTAAACTTAAACTCACAAGTCCGAAGACTATCGGTTTACAAGGTACTTTTCCCTGTAGACCTGGTGATGTGGGTAAAGATGGGAGTCCTAATAAACAATATACAATTTCTTGTGGCTTTACTGCTAATGATGCTGGGCTGAAAATGGCAGTATTCAAGGCGAGGGAATTAGATTTATTATTAATTACAAAACAGTTTCAATGGACACCAGAGTTATTAGGTAAACAGGCTCAAAAGATAGAATTACCTAATTTTAAAAACTCTGGTAAATCGATTGGGGAATTAATTCAAGAATATGAGAAAGAATTTTGGAAAACCCATGAACAAAATAGACGGGGTATCCGAACTTGGGAAACTCATTACATGCGGCATCTTAAGAAGTTACCGCAGGATGTACCACTGTCTGCTCAAGCTCTAGAAATGGCTTTAGAAAAGACTAAACCTAACACATCTGCTCGGTTTTTTATGGTGTGGCAGTTGAAAAAGTTTTGTGAGTTTTGTGGCATTGATGATTTTAAAACAATTTATGCCTATGCAACTCCTAAGCCTCACCCTACTCTCCGCAAAATTCCTTCAGATGAGGAGATTATTCAAGGTTTTGAGAAGATTGGTGTCCCTCTATCAACATATACGAGCAAAGACAATCTTACACAACCAGAACAGTGGCAATGGGCTTTTGGGATGTTGGCTACTTATGGTTTAAGACCTCATGAGTTATTCGCTATAGATGTAGAGGCTTTTATTGACCCTGGAAATACTTTTCATTTAGTAACACTAAATCCTAGCTTGACGGAAGGAACCAAAACTGGTGAACGGAGTTGTGGTATTCCCCCTTTACATCCTCATTGGGTGGATTTATTTAAGTTAAAAAATATTAGATTGCCCCATAATGAAGGCAAGTTGAGTAATAAAACTGCAAAACTATATATCAAGTTTAAAAATGCCGATATAGGTTTTCGACCTTATGATTTACGTCATGCTTATGCTATCCGTGGTCATCGGTTGCGCGTGCCTATCAAGACTATGGCAGATTATATGGGGCATTCGGTACAAGAGCATACCAAAACTTATCAAAGATGGATGAATGAAGATACTAATTTAGAGATTTATAGGGAGGTGGTTATTCATAGGCAAGGGACTACTAAGGAGGCGATGAAGGAGAGAATTAAGGAATTAGAAGCTGAGAATATGGCTCTGAAAGCTGAAAATTCTACGCTCAAAGGTTTATTAATACAGCATCAATTGGGTGAGTTATTAAGTTGA
- a CDS encoding PAS domain S-box protein, with product MTDNLITIDINTYNSLQEELTYLRQLAAKTLTPESYIEYTPAAIAIFDQKMRYLLSSRRWREDYGLIDEDIIGRCHDEVCSGGTLGWQRIFQRCLAGNTEKYEEDILIRKDGTKDWVKWEINPWYDASGKVGGVVVFSELITVRKQAENALADSERRLRDIAANMPGAIFQFTNRNGSWQVDYISDFIWKLAGITPEQMMTDLSCFFALVHPDDVEGYIASVVEAVENATPWHYEARLIKPNGEMRWWQGDSTPTRTPSGEVIFCGVLLDITERKQAEAELQRLNEELAARISERTVALQQTETLLQRLADNVPGMLYECRLRADGTIYFPYLSSGCRELMERDPQEIQKDGSVTFLDIHPEDIVNVQEAIAYSAQTLQNFKSEWRIITPSGKQKWLKASSKPERLTGGEVTWYGYLFDITERKQVEALLQEQEQFLRSIYEGVDQIIFVVDVFDNDEFLFAGWNPSAERVLGVSNAEITGKTPEYLLGNLEGAVVRQRYKNCVETGTTIAYEECLTFHNQEIWWLTKINPLKNSAGTIYRLVGTTLNITKRKQAEIQLQQQAQDLKNTLRELQYAQTQLIHSEKMSSIGNMVAGVAHEINNPVNFIHGNLIPACEYAQDLLHLLELYQLHFPYPPEEIQEFIIDIDLDFLKEDLVKLLQSMRVGTQRIREIVLSLRNFSRLDEAEFKQVYIHEGIDSTLMILQNRLKAKSDHPEIIIVKDYGNLPPVDCYPGQLNQVFMNLISNAIDALDESIVNGRLSVATPTICIHSEVVNNDWVRISIADNGVGIPQAILSKLFDPFFTTKSVGKGTGLGLSISYQIIVDRHKGKLSCNSTLGQGAEFVIEIPIHQ from the coding sequence ATGACTGATAATCTCATCACTATAGATATAAATACTTATAATTCTCTGCAAGAGGAACTGACTTATTTACGCCAGTTAGCGGCAAAGACTTTAACACCAGAGTCATATATCGAATATACACCTGCGGCGATCGCTATATTTGACCAAAAGATGCGTTACCTGCTATCTAGCCGTCGCTGGCGGGAGGACTATGGCTTAATTGATGAAGATATTATTGGTCGTTGCCATGATGAAGTTTGTTCTGGTGGTACTTTAGGTTGGCAAAGAATCTTTCAGCGTTGCTTGGCGGGAAATACGGAAAAATACGAAGAAGATATCCTCATCCGCAAAGATGGTACAAAAGATTGGGTAAAGTGGGAAATCAACCCTTGGTATGACGCATCAGGCAAAGTGGGGGGAGTAGTCGTCTTTTCTGAGTTAATTACGGTACGGAAACAGGCTGAAAACGCTCTTGCTGACAGTGAAAGGCGTTTAAGGGATATTGCCGCTAATATGCCTGGAGCTATCTTTCAGTTCACAAATCGCAATGGTAGTTGGCAAGTAGACTATATTAGCGATTTTATCTGGAAACTGGCAGGGATTACCCCCGAACAAATGATGACCGATTTAAGCTGCTTTTTTGCGCTTGTGCATCCAGATGATGTAGAAGGTTACATTGCTTCAGTAGTAGAGGCTGTGGAAAATGCCACTCCTTGGCACTATGAAGCGCGTTTAATCAAGCCGAACGGGGAAATGCGCTGGTGGCAAGGAGACTCCACCCCTACAAGGACACCAAGTGGGGAAGTAATCTTTTGTGGAGTTTTGTTAGATATTACGGAACGTAAGCAAGCCGAAGCGGAACTCCAAAGATTAAATGAGGAGTTGGCTGCCAGAATTTCAGAACGCACTGTAGCCTTACAGCAGACAGAAACACTATTGCAGCGACTAGCCGATAATGTGCCAGGAATGCTTTATGAATGTCGTCTTAGAGCTGATGGGACGATTTATTTCCCTTATCTTTCTTCTGGGTGTCGAGAACTAATGGAACGAGATCCCCAAGAAATACAAAAAGATGGTTCAGTTACGTTTTTGGATATTCATCCTGAAGATATCGTCAATGTACAAGAGGCGATCGCTTACTCTGCCCAAACTCTGCAAAACTTTAAATCTGAGTGGCGCATCATCACCCCCTCTGGAAAGCAGAAATGGTTGAAAGCTTCTTCCAAACCAGAACGCCTAACAGGAGGTGAAGTTACTTGGTATGGTTATCTTTTTGACATTACTGAACGAAAACAAGTAGAAGCATTACTTCAAGAACAAGAGCAATTTTTACGCAGTATTTATGAGGGTGTTGACCAAATTATTTTTGTGGTCGATGTTTTCGATAATGACGAATTTCTTTTTGCTGGCTGGAACCCTTCAGCAGAGAGAGTTTTAGGAGTGAGTAATGCAGAAATTACTGGTAAAACTCCTGAATATTTGCTTGGTAATCTTGAAGGTGCGGTTGTTCGTCAACGATATAAAAACTGTGTAGAAACTGGTACTACTATTGCTTATGAAGAGTGTTTAACTTTCCATAATCAAGAAATTTGGTGGTTAACTAAAATTAATCCTCTTAAAAACAGTGCAGGGACAATTTATCGCTTGGTAGGTACAACTTTAAATATTACCAAACGTAAACAAGCGGAAATTCAATTACAGCAGCAAGCCCAAGATTTAAAAAATACTTTACGAGAATTGCAATATGCTCAAACTCAACTTATCCATAGTGAGAAAATGTCTTCTATTGGAAATATGGTTGCAGGTGTTGCCCATGAAATTAATAATCCAGTGAACTTTATTCATGGTAATCTCATTCCCGCCTGTGAATATGCCCAAGATTTGTTGCACTTACTAGAACTTTATCAACTTCATTTTCCTTATCCTCCAGAAGAAATTCAGGAATTTATTATAGATATTGACCTAGATTTTCTCAAGGAAGATTTGGTGAAACTCTTACAATCTATGCGTGTGGGAACTCAACGCATTCGAGAAATTGTTCTTTCACTACGCAATTTTTCCCGCCTTGATGAAGCCGAATTTAAGCAAGTATATATTCATGAAGGTATTGATAGTACACTCATGATTTTACAAAATCGTTTAAAGGCTAAATCAGACCATCCAGAAATTATTATTGTGAAGGATTATGGCAATTTGCCGCCAGTTGATTGTTATCCCGGTCAATTAAATCAGGTGTTTATGAATCTCATCAGCAATGCTATTGATGCTTTGGATGAGTCGATTGTTAATGGTAGGTTGTCAGTTGCTACACCTACAATTTGTATTCACAGTGAGGTTGTTAATAATGACTGGGTACGAATTTCTATTGCTGATAATGGTGTTGGTATTCCTCAAGCAATACTATCAAAATTATTTGACCCATTTTTTACTACTAAGTCTGTAGGTAAGGGAACAGGATTAGGCTTATCTATCAGTTATCAAATTATCGTAGATAGACACAAGGGTAAATTATCATGTAACTCAACTTTAGGGCAAGGAGCCGAGTTTGTGATTGAAATCCCTATTCATCAGTAA
- a CDS encoding Uma2 family endonuclease, which translates to MTAYTINLNPIIKLTDEQFYQLCQENPEVKLERNTKGELIIMPPTGGETGNKNSEINADFVIWNRQTKLGVCFDSSTCFKLPNGANRSPDVAWIKKERWDALTPEEQDRFPPIAPDFVLELMSPSDNLEDAQAKMREYIDNQVKLGWLINRKTRQVEIYRQGKSIQVLNSPIELSGEGILPGFILNLQIIW; encoded by the coding sequence ATGACAGCATATACAATCAACTTAAACCCCATCATCAAACTTACAGATGAGCAGTTTTATCAACTATGTCAAGAAAACCCAGAAGTAAAATTAGAGCGTAATACTAAAGGGGAATTAATCATTATGCCACCCACAGGGGGAGAAACAGGCAACAAAAACTCAGAAATAAACGCTGACTTCGTAATATGGAATCGGCAAACAAAATTAGGAGTATGCTTCGATTCATCCACCTGTTTTAAACTACCAAATGGTGCAAATCGTTCGCCTGATGTTGCGTGGATAAAAAAAGAAAGATGGGACGCACTTACACCAGAAGAACAAGACAGATTTCCCCCCATTGCACCAGATTTCGTTTTAGAATTAATGTCTCCTAGCGACAACTTAGAAGACGCGCAAGCCAAGATGCGGGAATATATCGATAATCAAGTCAAGCTAGGCTGGTTAATTAACCGCAAAACACGCCAAGTAGAAATCTATCGTCAAGGAAAATCAATACAAGTATTAAACTCACCCATAGAATTATCTGGGGAAGGTATACTTCCAGGCTTTATCCTCAACTTGCAAATAATTTGGTAA
- a CDS encoding IS630 family transposase (programmed frameshift), producing the protein MGSRLRVFLTPKQDKILFNLRTADVPQKVKDRAEVIRLSAHGWYVEKIADHFDWTAQTVREVLHRWEKQGLEGLWEKAGRGGKSRWAEADMAFLEKCLEQEPRTYNSVQLAQKLEQERSVKLSPDWLRQVLKKGVIWKRTRKSHKGKQDKVLQQIKQADLEMLELSAAAGEIDLKYMDESGFCAWSEPSYSYYFRGQQKRLEQSKRRGRRLSIIGFLQPLISFVYGLVIGGVSRKSYIQMMELEALEAQKAGRIRVIVQDNGPIHRCKEVQQLWTKWEEMGLYIFFLPKYCSEMNPIELEWQHLKKNELASQSFEDELDLAYAVIDGVQNRGEKGNYSTQRVKFNSYSSA; encoded by the exons ATGGGCAGCCGTTTAAGGGTATTTCTGACTCCTAAGCAAGATAAAATTTTGTTCAACCTGAGAACGGCAGATGTACCCCAGAAAGTGAAAGACCGAGCCGAAGTGATCAGATTAAGCGCACATGGTTGGTACGTAGAGAAGATAGCAGATCACTTTGACTGGACTGCCCAAACAGTAAGAGAAGTTTTGCATAGATGGGAAAAACAAGGTCTAGAAGGACTGTGGGAGAAAGCAGGGCGGGGAGGAAAATCAAGGTGGGCAGAAGCTGACATGGCGTTCTTAGAAAAATGCTTGGAGCAAGAACCACGTACATATAATAGTGTTCAATTAGCCCAAAAATTAGAGCAAGAACGCTCCGTGAAATTGAGTCCTGACTGGTTAAGGCAGGTACTC AAAAAGGGGGTCATTTGGAAGCGAACTAGAAAAAGCCACAAAGGAAAGCAAGACAAAGTATTGCAGCAAATCAAACAGGCAGACTTAGAGATGTTGGAATTATCTGCTGCTGCTGGAGAAATCGATTTAAAGTATATGGATGAATCAGGGTTTTGTGCCTGGAGTGAACCCAGTTACAGTTACTACTTCCGAGGTCAGCAAAAACGCCTGGAGCAGAGTAAGCGTCGGGGTCGAAGGTTAAGTATTATTGGGTTTCTTCAACCCCTAATTAGTTTTGTGTACGGTCTAGTGATTGGTGGCGTTTCACGCAAATCCTATATTCAAATGATGGAGCTTGAAGCACTTGAAGCCCAAAAAGCAGGTCGTATCAGAGTCATCGTTCAGGACAACGGCCCGATACATCGGTGCAAAGAAGTTCAGCAATTATGGACAAAGTGGGAAGAGATGGGTTTGTACATCTTCTTTTTACCTAAATATTGCTCAGAGATGAATCCAATTGAATTGGAGTGGCAACACCTGAAAAAAAATGAACTAGCTTCTCAAAGTTTTGAGGATGAATTAGACCTTGCCTATGCTGTCATTGATGGAGTTCAAAATAGAGGAGAAAAGGGAAACTACAGTACGCAACGTGTAAAATTTAACTCTTATTCTTCTGCTTAA